The sequence below is a genomic window from Sulfurihydrogenibium subterraneum DSM 15120.
CCAGACTTACACTTATAAAATTTTAACAGATAGAAAAGAGTCTTTCAAAACACTCCGCCAGTACAAAGGAATATCAGGTTTTTCTAAGATAAAAGAAAGCAAGTACGATCACTTTGGAACTGGACACAGCAGTACTTCCATATCTGCAACTCTTGGTATGAGAGTAGGTAAAGATTTAAAAGGAGATGATGCATACACTATTGCAGTTATCGGTGATGGAGCGATGACTGCAGGTCAGGCTTTTGAAGGTTTAAATAACGCTGGATGGCTTGACCCTTCAAGATTTATAGTTATTTTAAATGATAACCAAATGTCAATATCTCCAAACGTTGGAGCAATATACACCTATTTTAACAAAATAATAACAAAGCAAGTATTTCAAAAACCAAGACAAAAACTAAAAGATGCTATAAACAAAATATTCGGAGAACAAGGAGTCAAAATTTTCAGAAAGATTGAAGAATATACAAAAGGTTTATTTGCTCCTGGCATCATTTTTGAAGAACTTGGATTTACTTACGTAGGACCTATAGACGGACATAGCTTGTTTGACCTTGAGCAAACATTAGAAAATGTAAAATCTATGAGAGGTCCTATTCTCATTCACGTAATCACTCAAAAAGGAAAAGGATACAAATTTGCAGAAGAAAATCCAGTAGTGTTCCACGGTGTATCTCCTTTTGACAAAATATCAGGAGTATTTAACAAAACATCTACAGCTCCTTCTTACAGTAAAGTATTTGGAGATGCTCTGGTAGAACTTGCAGAAAAAGATGAAAAGATAGTAGCCATTACACCTGCTATGAAAGAAGGGTCAGGACTTGTAGAGTTTGCAAAAAGATTTCCAAACAGATTTTTTGACGTAGGAATTGCAGAGCAACACGCTGCAACCTTTGCAGGAGGTCTTGCATTAGAAGGCTTCAAACCAGTGGCAGCTTACTACTCAACCTTCCTACAAAGAGCTTACGACCAAGTTATACACGACATAGCTCTTCAAGAGCTCCCTGTTTTATTTGCAATAGACAGAGGAGGGTTAGTAGGAGATGATGGACCAACACACCACGGCGTTTTCGACATAGCATTCTTAAGATTAGTACCAAACATAATAATAGCAGCTCCAAAAGATGAACAAGAACTTAGAGACTTATTATACACAGGATTAAACAGTGGAAAAACGTTTGCACTAAGGTATCCAAGAGGAAATGGATACGGTGT
It includes:
- the dxs gene encoding 1-deoxy-D-xylulose-5-phosphate synthase; amino-acid sequence: MSEFRVLSKIKNYKDLKNLTKEEITTLCQEIRDYIIEVTSINGGHIGPSLGTVELTIALLIAFDPEKDKIVWDVGHQTYTYKILTDRKESFKTLRQYKGISGFSKIKESKYDHFGTGHSSTSISATLGMRVGKDLKGDDAYTIAVIGDGAMTAGQAFEGLNNAGWLDPSRFIVILNDNQMSISPNVGAIYTYFNKIITKQVFQKPRQKLKDAINKIFGEQGVKIFRKIEEYTKGLFAPGIIFEELGFTYVGPIDGHSLFDLEQTLENVKSMRGPILIHVITQKGKGYKFAEENPVVFHGVSPFDKISGVFNKTSTAPSYSKVFGDALVELAEKDEKIVAITPAMKEGSGLVEFAKRFPNRFFDVGIAEQHAATFAGGLALEGFKPVAAYYSTFLQRAYDQVIHDIALQELPVLFAIDRGGLVGDDGPTHHGVFDIAFLRLVPNIIIAAPKDEQELRDLLYTGLNSGKTFALRYPRGNGYGVKLEDFKEIKIGSWEELVSGRDIAILAVGKYVYRALEVKKNLKLKGFNPTVINARFIKPMDEELLKRILKTHEFIITMEDGVLNGGFGSAIAEYILDKSFSNKLLRFGIPDRFIEHGKVEILEKDLGLDVSSMTERISEFIVKKQPALNTA